TCGCCTCGTTCCGTTCTGTACGGTCGATCCGCGAACCCTCGTTTACGGGCCCGACACCGCCGAAGCGCTGCTCGAGCGGTACGTCGACCGGGGAGCCCGCGGCTTCGGCGAACTGAAAGCCGGTGTCCCGATCGACGACTCGCGCCTCGAGACGATCTACGAACTGTGCGCCGAGTACGACCTGCCGATCCTCTTCCACACCGACGAGAAGGCGATGATGGACGAGGTCGGCCTCCCGCGACTCGAGTCCGTACTCGCCTCGTTTCCCGAGGTCGACTTCATCGCGCACGCTCACGGCTGGTGGTCGCACACCGCCGCGGACGTCAGCGAGGCTGACCTTGGCAGATACCCGGAAGGCGAGATCGACGAACCCGGCCGCGTCCCGGACCTGCTCGCGGAGTACGACAACGTCTACGGCGATCTCTCCGGACTGTCCGGATGGAACGCGCTCTCCCGCGACGAGACGTTCGCCCAGCCGTTTCTCGAGACACACGCCGATCAGCTGGTGTTCGGCACCGACTACCTCCACCCCGGTCAGGAGACCCCGCAGTTCGACCTGTTCGAGCGGTTCGAACTCGAGGAATCGGCGTGGGCGGATATTCGGTACCGCAACCTCGTCGATCTGCTCCGATGAGCGGAGCGACCGATCGGGAACCCGCGTTCGGCGATCCGCTCGTGTCGGCGGGACGACGAGCCTGCCCATTCGGCGCCAACCTATTTACGTCAATTCGGTGGCTAGTATCACATGGCCGAAACAACCGATTACAAAGAGGACGTCTCCCGCGACGAAGCAGCAGATCTGTTGCAGGAACTCGCCCGCGAGATCCGT
This DNA window, taken from Natronococcus sp. CG52, encodes the following:
- a CDS encoding amidohydrolase family protein → MRRDVLERTAGLAAAGATGAVGSAGATDREPDAEPGGRTDAPQDDVDDLPLIDAHTHLIPEATLDREPLSAEGLVSWMDENGIDRAVVLALDSPESYPVPASSPWVLEQVGSYPDRLVPFCTVDPRTLVYGPDTAEALLERYVDRGARGFGELKAGVPIDDSRLETIYELCAEYDLPILFHTDEKAMMDEVGLPRLESVLASFPEVDFIAHAHGWWSHTAADVSEADLGRYPEGEIDEPGRVPDLLAEYDNVYGDLSGLSGWNALSRDETFAQPFLETHADQLVFGTDYLHPGQETPQFDLFERFELEESAWADIRYRNLVDLLR